Proteins from a genomic interval of Sphingobacterium lactis:
- a CDS encoding YcbK family protein, which yields MSSKKGMVIAILAAAVQHGIKTDGDYLEFNASAPNFQLTENFKLHEFLTKNKANTFTRINANIIAELQLYRTEFGSAVRISSSYRSSAYNKSVNGATSSEHQLGNALDTYPLNGNIKGWKQTVKRNKKSGGIGYYKTFVHIDTGRTRTWNGS from the coding sequence ATGAGCTCTAAGAAGGGAATGGTTATAGCCATTCTAGCAGCAGCTGTTCAGCATGGCATCAAGACGGATGGGGATTATCTGGAATTCAATGCGAGTGCTCCAAATTTTCAATTGACCGAAAATTTCAAGCTGCATGAATTTCTAACCAAAAACAAGGCGAATACATTCACCAGGATAAATGCCAATATCATAGCCGAGCTCCAGCTATACCGAACCGAATTTGGTTCTGCTGTAAGAATTTCCTCCAGCTATCGGTCATCAGCTTACAACAAGTCGGTAAATGGAGCCACTTCGAGTGAGCACCAATTAGGGAATGCGCTGGACACTTACCCACTGAATGGAAACATCAAAGGATGGAAGCAAACCGTAAAACGCAATAAGAAATCAGGCGGAATCGGGTATTACAAAACGTTTGTCCATATCGATACCGGCAGAACCAGGACATGGAATGGAAGTTAA
- a CDS encoding S49 family peptidase, whose amino-acid sequence MQRKIEANWQHHLIDAILRGQFMLRPELAMGMGPQIQGIVNSNNVFQNNFQTLDNISIMAYEDDEEHNAEDIGDEGSKVIVLPVKGTMLKYGTLCTYGMVEIASYIKYFASKENVSAIVLDIDSGGGAVNAVPPLLDAIQFVKSLGKPIVAHCDAACSAAYWVASACDHIYCNNDVSSIFGSIGVMLSFLDMIPYYEKQGAKFHEIYADPSGDKNLAFQKVMKGDYAQIREEMLNPMALKFQNAVKANRGNALVLDTPGILSGATYAGEQSVRIGLADKIGTLKDAIDYASVQSWAPKN is encoded by the coding sequence ATGCAAAGAAAAATTGAAGCAAACTGGCAACATCACCTGATCGATGCGATTCTTCGCGGGCAATTCATGCTCCGACCGGAACTTGCCATGGGCATGGGTCCTCAGATTCAAGGGATCGTTAATTCCAACAATGTGTTCCAGAACAATTTCCAAACCCTGGATAACATAAGCATCATGGCCTACGAAGATGACGAGGAACATAATGCTGAGGATATCGGCGATGAAGGATCCAAGGTAATCGTTCTCCCGGTGAAGGGCACCATGCTCAAATACGGAACCCTCTGCACGTACGGCATGGTAGAAATTGCCAGCTACATAAAATATTTTGCGAGCAAAGAAAACGTTTCGGCAATCGTCCTGGATATCGATTCCGGAGGAGGAGCTGTAAATGCCGTTCCACCCCTATTGGATGCAATTCAGTTTGTGAAATCATTGGGCAAACCAATTGTTGCGCATTGTGATGCAGCATGTTCCGCTGCCTACTGGGTGGCCTCTGCATGTGATCATATCTACTGCAATAATGATGTTTCCTCCATATTCGGCTCTATAGGCGTTATGCTATCCTTCCTGGACATGATCCCTTATTACGAAAAACAGGGCGCCAAATTCCATGAGATTTATGCGGATCCGTCCGGTGATAAGAACCTTGCCTTTCAGAAGGTAATGAAGGGAGACTATGCCCAGATCAGGGAGGAGATGCTCAACCCAATGGCCCTTAAATTTCAAAATGCCGTAAAAGCGAATCGTGGGAATGCCCTTGTATTGGATACGCCTGGAATCCTATCAGGAGCAACCTATGCCGGCGAACAATCCGTGCGCATCGGCTTAGCGGATAAAATCGGAACCCTTAAAGATGCAATTGACTATGCCTCGGTACAATCCTGGGCTCCAAAAAATTAA
- a CDS encoding DNA cytosine methyltransferase, which yields MINAFILQHKPFTPQIVRNPEAIRYIVVDLFCGAGGTTTGFANAKDHNNNPIALIAACVNHDHKAIRSHWENHPEVYHFEEDIRTLDPQPLKEIVDRYRILYPNAKVVLWASLECTNFSKAKGGQSRDADSRTLAEHLDRYIIALDPDYVQIENVVEFMSWGPLDKKGRPISMNSGKDWLRWREHIKSFGYRDDWKKLNSADYGAYTSRLRLFGCFAKKGLPIVWPDPTHSKTGSNTNTLFGSDLKKWNAVKDLLDFDDEGESIFGRKKPLVENTLKRIYAGLIKEVAGGKDNFIIKYNSMNKQGKVVAPSTDDPLPTIACQNRLGLVQTSYLVKNYSGNPFGKISSIDSPAPTLTTIPHESLVSVTPCFLTKYYGNGENVQSIDQPAGTLTTKDRFTKVQINWLDKQYSGHRNHQSITQPAGSILANDKHALITAKGFIYNPSHGGHTMHIEQPCATIIARQDKSPLYFIRYEMCEHVHVEIYKDDPETMIKIKEFMAMYGISDIRMRMLKVSELKLIQGFPEDYKLYGNQSDQKKFIGNSVVPHVVQAWAECQGEELLKIAA from the coding sequence ATGATCAACGCATTCATACTCCAGCACAAACCTTTCACCCCGCAAATAGTGAGAAATCCCGAAGCTATTAGATACATTGTCGTGGATCTATTCTGCGGCGCAGGTGGAACAACAACAGGATTTGCAAATGCTAAGGATCACAACAATAATCCCATAGCCTTAATTGCGGCATGTGTAAACCATGACCATAAGGCGATCCGGAGCCATTGGGAAAATCATCCGGAAGTATATCATTTTGAAGAGGACATCCGGACGCTTGATCCCCAACCATTAAAAGAAATTGTAGACCGATATCGGATTCTATATCCAAATGCTAAAGTCGTATTGTGGGCATCTTTGGAATGTACAAATTTTAGTAAGGCAAAAGGTGGCCAGTCCCGTGACGCTGACAGCAGAACTTTGGCAGAGCACCTGGACAGATATATTATTGCCCTTGACCCAGATTACGTTCAGATCGAGAATGTGGTTGAGTTTATGTCATGGGGACCACTGGATAAGAAAGGTCGACCAATAAGCATGAACTCAGGAAAAGATTGGTTACGCTGGAGGGAGCATATTAAATCCTTCGGGTACCGGGACGATTGGAAGAAACTGAACTCAGCAGATTACGGTGCCTACACCTCAAGATTACGATTATTCGGATGTTTTGCAAAAAAAGGATTGCCCATTGTATGGCCGGATCCTACACACTCCAAAACTGGAAGCAACACGAATACATTATTCGGAAGTGATTTAAAAAAATGGAATGCAGTTAAGGATCTATTGGATTTTGACGATGAAGGCGAATCCATTTTTGGCAGAAAAAAGCCGTTGGTTGAGAATACGTTGAAACGCATTTATGCTGGGTTAATCAAAGAAGTTGCAGGCGGCAAAGACAATTTCATCATAAAATATAATTCGATGAATAAACAAGGTAAAGTTGTCGCTCCATCAACAGATGATCCACTGCCCACCATTGCATGCCAAAATAGATTAGGTTTAGTTCAAACCTCATATTTGGTTAAGAATTATTCCGGCAACCCATTCGGAAAGATATCCTCAATCGATAGCCCGGCACCAACATTGACCACAATACCCCACGAATCCCTTGTATCCGTGACACCTTGTTTTTTGACAAAATATTACGGGAATGGGGAAAATGTTCAATCAATCGATCAACCAGCTGGGACTTTGACCACAAAGGATAGATTTACGAAAGTCCAAATTAACTGGCTAGATAAGCAGTATTCAGGACATAGAAATCATCAGTCCATCACCCAACCTGCGGGCTCAATTTTGGCAAATGATAAGCATGCATTGATAACTGCAAAGGGCTTTATCTACAATCCTTCGCACGGTGGCCACACCATGCACATAGAGCAACCCTGCGCTACGATTATTGCGCGACAGGACAAATCCCCACTTTACTTTATCCGGTACGAGATGTGCGAGCATGTGCATGTTGAGATTTATAAAGATGATCCTGAAACCATGATCAAGATAAAGGAATTCATGGCCATGTACGGAATATCAGATATCCGGATGCGAATGCTTAAAGTTTCAGAATTGAAGCTCATACAAGGTTTCCCGGAAGATTATAAGTTGTATGGTAATCAATCGGACCAGAAGAAATTTATTGGTAACAGCGTAGTTCCACATGTGGTCCAGGCTTGGGCTGAATGCCAAGGTGAAGAACTATTAAAAATAGCCGCTTAA